A single window of Pectobacterium parmentieri DNA harbors:
- the hupB gene encoding nucleoid-associated protein HU-beta, with the protein MNKSQLIDKIAADADISKAAAGRVLDAIIGSVTESLKEGDDVALVGFGTFSVRERAARTGRNPQTGKEISIPAAKVPGFRAGKTLKDAVN; encoded by the coding sequence GTGAACAAGTCACAATTGATCGACAAAATTGCCGCAGATGCTGATATTTCCAAAGCGGCAGCAGGGCGTGTGTTAGATGCAATTATTGGTTCCGTTACCGAATCCCTGAAAGAAGGGGATGATGTTGCCTTAGTTGGTTTTGGTACTTTCTCAGTGCGTGAACGTGCTGCCCGTACCGGTCGTAACCCGCAGACGGGTAAGGAAATCAGTATCCCTGCGGCAAAAGTACCAGGATTCCGTGCTGGTAAAACGCTGAAAGACGCTGTTAACTGA
- the queC gene encoding 7-cyano-7-deazaguanine synthase QueC, with protein sequence MKRAVVVFSGGQDSTTCLIQALQHYDDVHCITFDYGQRHRAEIEVAQELSQKLGATAHKILDVGLLNELATSSLTRDSIPVPDYDANAQGIPNTFVPGRNILFLTLASIYAYQVGAEAVITGVCETDFSGYPDCRDEFVKALNQAIVLGIARNIRFETPLMWLNKAETWALADYYQQLDTVRYHTLTCYNGIQGDGCGQCAACHLRANGLAQYQNDAEIVMASLKQKVGLR encoded by the coding sequence ATGAAGCGTGCTGTTGTCGTTTTTAGCGGTGGACAAGACTCCACAACTTGCCTAATCCAAGCTCTGCAACATTATGATGATGTCCACTGCATCACCTTCGATTATGGGCAACGCCACCGTGCCGAAATTGAAGTCGCTCAGGAACTCAGCCAGAAACTGGGGGCAACGGCGCATAAGATTCTGGACGTCGGATTGCTGAATGAACTGGCCACGAGCAGTCTGACGCGTGATAGTATCCCGGTCCCTGATTATGACGCCAATGCGCAAGGTATCCCTAATACCTTCGTGCCAGGAAGAAACATTCTTTTCCTGACACTCGCTTCTATCTACGCCTATCAGGTTGGTGCAGAAGCCGTCATTACCGGCGTGTGTGAGACCGACTTTTCCGGTTACCCAGATTGCCGGGATGAATTCGTCAAGGCACTGAATCAGGCCATTGTTTTAGGTATTGCTCGTAATATCCGTTTTGAAACCCCGCTGATGTGGCTCAATAAGGCCGAAACCTGGGCGCTGGCGGATTACTACCAGCAACTCGATACCGTGCGTTACCACACGCTAACTTGCTATAACGGCATCCAGGGTGATGGATGTGGCCAATGTGCCGCCTGTCATTTACGCGCAAATGGACTCGCACAATATCAAAATGATGCCGAAATTGTGATGGCATCACTAAAGCAGAAAGTAGGGTTACGCTGA
- a CDS encoding Lrp/AsnC family transcriptional regulator, with translation MLDKIDRTLLNMLQQDCTLSLQTLADAVNLTSTPCWKRLKRLEEEGIIRARVALLDNERLGLGLTAFVLLKTQQHNRDWYQTFTRVVSDMPEVLAFYRMAGEYDYLMQVQVADMKSYDDFYKRLVNGIPGLVDVTSSFAMERIKHTTALPLSL, from the coding sequence ATGTTGGATAAAATTGATCGCACATTGCTGAATATGCTGCAACAGGACTGTACGCTTTCGCTACAAACGCTGGCCGATGCGGTCAATTTGACATCTACACCGTGCTGGAAACGTCTGAAGCGTCTGGAAGAGGAGGGGATCATCCGGGCGCGGGTGGCGCTGTTAGATAATGAGCGTCTGGGGCTAGGATTGACGGCGTTTGTCTTATTAAAGACGCAGCAGCATAACCGTGACTGGTATCAGACATTTACTCGCGTGGTCTCAGATATGCCGGAGGTGTTAGCTTTCTATCGCATGGCCGGTGAATATGATTACCTGATGCAGGTTCAGGTTGCTGATATGAAAAGCTATGATGACTTTTATAAGCGGTTAGTGAATGGTATTCCCGGGCTGGTCGATGTAACATCTAGCTTTGCTATGGAACGAATCAAGCATACCACGGCACTGCCTTTATCCCTGTGA
- a CDS encoding helix-hairpin-helix domain-containing protein, which produces MKKSGIKALCLIIGMSLSGLPLLGQAAPKAADSTATAVKSAPTDQKAEKATLPDGDEDKVSINTAGAAELAEIMNGVGLKKAEAIVSYREQNGPFTQIDQLTEVPGIGAALVERNLSRLKL; this is translated from the coding sequence ATGAAAAAATCAGGAATAAAAGCACTGTGCTTAATCATTGGGATGAGTTTGTCTGGGTTGCCATTACTGGGTCAGGCGGCACCTAAAGCCGCTGACAGTACAGCGACGGCGGTGAAATCTGCACCAACAGATCAGAAAGCAGAAAAAGCAACGCTTCCTGATGGTGATGAGGATAAGGTAAGCATTAATACTGCGGGGGCGGCTGAGCTGGCTGAAATCATGAACGGTGTCGGCCTTAAAAAAGCGGAGGCGATAGTTAGCTACCGTGAACAAAATGGTCCTTTTACCCAGATCGATCAATTAACTGAGGTCCCAGGAATCGGAGCCGCGTTAGTTGAGCGTAATCTCTCGCGGTTAAAACTGTAA
- the lon gene encoding endopeptidase La, translating to MNPERSERIEIPVLPLRDVVVYPHMVIPLFVGREKSIRCLEAAMDHDKKIMLVAQKEASTDEPSINDLFSVGTVASILQMLKLPDGTVKVLVEGLQRARITTLSDSGEHFAAHAEYLDSPAIDEREQEVLMRTAINQFEGYIKLNKKIPPEVLTSLNSIDDAARLADTIAAHMPLKLSDKQSVLEMFDITERLEYLMAMMESEIDLLQVEKRIRGRVKKQMEKSQREYYLNEQMKAIQKELGEMDDAPDEIEALKRKIEAAKMPKDAREKAEAELQKLKMMSPMSAEATVVRSYIDWMVQVPWNARSKVKKDLLKAQEMLDTDHYGLDRVKERILEYLAVQSRVSKIRGPILCLVGPPGVGKTSLGQSIAKATGRQYVRMALGGVRDEAEIRGHRRTYIGSMPGKLIQKMAKIGVKNPLFLLDEIDKMSSDMRGDPASALLEVLDPEQNVAFNDHYLEVDYDLSDVMFVATSNSMNIPAPLLDRMEVIRLSGYTEDEKLNIAKQHLVPKQIERNALKKGELSVEDSAIVGIIRYYTREAGVRSLEREISKLCRKAVKTLLMDKSTKHIQVSGDNLKDFLGVQRFDYGRADDENRVGQVTGLAWTEVGGDLLTIETACVPGKGKLTYTGSLGEVMQESIQAALTVVRARAEKLGINADFYEKRDIHVHVPEGATPKDGPSAGIAMCTALVSCLTGNPVRADVAMTGEITLRGLVLPIGGLKEKLLAAHRGGIKTVLIPDDNKRDLEDIPQNVIADLEIHPVKRIEEVLALALLNAPSGIQVVSPPKARTKAKAK from the coding sequence ATGAACCCTGAGCGTTCCGAACGCATAGAAATCCCCGTATTGCCATTGCGCGATGTGGTGGTTTATCCGCACATGGTCATTCCGTTGTTTGTTGGTCGGGAGAAATCGATTCGGTGCCTTGAAGCCGCAATGGATCATGACAAGAAGATCATGCTGGTGGCACAGAAAGAAGCTTCAACGGATGAGCCAAGTATTAACGATCTTTTTTCGGTAGGGACGGTAGCCTCAATTCTTCAAATGCTGAAACTGCCTGACGGCACGGTAAAAGTGCTGGTCGAGGGGTTACAGCGTGCGCGTATTACGACGCTCTCTGATAGCGGTGAGCATTTCGCTGCACACGCCGAATATCTTGATTCCCCGGCGATTGACGAGCGTGAGCAGGAAGTCCTCATGCGCACGGCGATTAATCAGTTTGAGGGATACATCAAACTGAACAAGAAGATCCCGCCGGAAGTGCTGACGTCGCTGAACAGCATTGATGATGCCGCACGTTTAGCTGATACCATTGCTGCGCACATGCCGCTGAAATTGTCCGATAAGCAGTCTGTACTTGAAATGTTCGACATCACTGAACGTTTGGAGTACCTGATGGCGATGATGGAATCCGAAATCGACCTGTTGCAGGTAGAAAAACGGATCCGTGGCCGCGTTAAGAAACAAATGGAAAAAAGCCAGCGCGAGTACTATTTGAATGAGCAAATGAAAGCTATTCAGAAAGAGCTGGGCGAGATGGATGACGCACCCGATGAGATCGAAGCGTTAAAGCGCAAGATCGAAGCGGCAAAGATGCCGAAAGACGCACGTGAAAAAGCCGAAGCAGAGTTACAAAAGCTGAAAATGATGTCGCCAATGTCGGCGGAAGCAACGGTGGTGCGTAGCTATATTGACTGGATGGTGCAGGTGCCATGGAATGCGCGCAGTAAAGTGAAGAAAGATTTGCTGAAAGCGCAGGAAATGCTGGATACCGACCATTATGGGCTGGATCGCGTCAAAGAACGTATCCTCGAATATCTCGCAGTACAGAGCCGTGTCAGCAAAATCAGAGGGCCGATTCTGTGTTTGGTTGGGCCTCCAGGCGTGGGTAAAACGTCGCTCGGTCAGTCTATTGCCAAAGCAACCGGACGTCAGTATGTGCGCATGGCTCTGGGTGGCGTGCGTGACGAAGCGGAAATCCGTGGGCACCGCCGTACCTATATCGGTTCAATGCCGGGCAAACTGATCCAGAAAATGGCGAAAATCGGTGTAAAAAACCCGTTATTCCTGCTGGATGAGATCGACAAAATGTCTTCCGACATGCGTGGCGATCCGGCTTCTGCTTTGCTGGAAGTGCTTGACCCTGAGCAGAACGTTGCATTTAACGATCACTATCTGGAAGTCGATTACGATCTGTCCGATGTGATGTTTGTTGCCACGTCTAACTCCATGAACATCCCGGCACCGTTGCTTGACCGTATGGAAGTCATTCGTCTTTCCGGCTATACCGAAGATGAAAAACTGAATATCGCCAAACAGCACTTGGTGCCGAAACAGATCGAGCGTAATGCGCTGAAAAAGGGTGAATTGTCGGTAGAAGACAGTGCGATTGTGGGTATTATCCGTTATTACACGCGTGAAGCTGGCGTGCGTAGCCTGGAGCGTGAAATCTCCAAACTGTGCCGTAAAGCAGTGAAAACGCTGTTGATGGATAAATCGACTAAGCACATCCAGGTTTCGGGAGATAACCTTAAGGATTTCCTTGGGGTACAGCGCTTTGACTATGGCCGCGCGGATGATGAAAATCGCGTAGGGCAGGTGACCGGTCTTGCTTGGACAGAAGTCGGTGGCGATCTGCTGACGATTGAAACCGCTTGTGTGCCGGGTAAAGGGAAGCTGACCTACACTGGTTCATTGGGCGAGGTCATGCAGGAGTCGATTCAGGCTGCGCTTACCGTGGTTCGTGCCCGAGCGGAAAAATTAGGCATCAATGCTGATTTTTATGAGAAACGTGATATTCACGTTCACGTTCCGGAAGGAGCGACGCCGAAAGACGGGCCGAGCGCGGGTATTGCTATGTGTACTGCACTGGTTTCTTGTCTGACAGGCAATCCGGTGCGTGCGGATGTGGCGATGACGGGGGAGATTACCCTGCGCGGTCTGGTATTGCCGATCGGCGGCCTGAAAGAGAAATTGCTTGCTGCACACCGCGGTGGAATCAAGACGGTATTGATTCCAGATGATAACAAGCGCGATCTGGAGGATATCCCACAGAACGTGATTGCCGATCTGGAAATTCATCCGGTGAAACGTATCGAGGAAGTGTTGGCGTTAGCGTTGCTGAATGCGCCTTCTGGCATTCAGGTGGTCTCGCCCCCTAAGGCCAGAACCAAAGCCAAGGCAAAATAG
- a CDS encoding SmdA family multidrug ABC transporter permease/ATP-binding protein, whose product MRLFAQLSWYFRREWRRYLGAVALLIAIAILQLLPPKLVGVIVDGVTQHGMSITEMMQWIGVMLLTAVMVYLLRYVWRVFLFGASYQLAVELREDFYRQLSRQHPAFYQRHRTGDLMARATNDVDRVVFAAGEGVLTLVDSMVMGCAVLVVMCTQISWELTLLALLPMPIMALFIKRYGTQLHNRFKSAQAAFSSLNDQAQESLTSIRMIKAFGLENYQSARFAQVAADAGAKNMHVARVDARFDPTIYIAVGLSNLLAIGGGSWMVINGSLTLGLLTSFVMYLGLMIWPMLALAWMFNIVERGSAAYGRIRQLLAEESVVKDGEESLPAERGVLAVDISAFHYPDNTRDALKNIQFTLAPGNMLGLCGPTGSGKSTLLALILRHFDSCSGDIRYHDRPLSVIRLDELRGRFAVVGQMPFLFSDTVAQNIALGRPDATQQEIEQAARLASVHDDILRLPQGYQTEVGERGVMLSGGQKQRIAIARALLLDAEILVLDDALSAVDGRTEHQILQNLKTWGEKRTLIISAHRLSALTAADEIVVLQQGQTVQRGTHRTLAAQPGWYRDMHRYQQLEAALDDVPQPEGTTNE is encoded by the coding sequence GTGAGATTGTTTGCTCAACTAAGTTGGTATTTTCGCCGCGAATGGCGTCGCTATCTGGGGGCTGTCGCACTACTCATTGCGATTGCTATTCTGCAATTGCTGCCTCCAAAACTGGTTGGCGTGATTGTCGATGGTGTGACGCAACATGGTATGTCGATAACTGAAATGATGCAGTGGATTGGCGTGATGTTACTGACCGCCGTCATGGTCTATTTACTGCGCTACGTGTGGCGAGTGTTCCTGTTTGGTGCGTCATACCAGCTAGCGGTTGAGTTACGAGAGGATTTTTATCGCCAGTTAAGCCGCCAACATCCTGCATTTTACCAACGTCATCGTACCGGCGATCTCATGGCGCGCGCCACTAACGATGTCGATCGCGTGGTATTTGCTGCCGGAGAGGGGGTGCTGACGCTGGTCGATTCGATGGTGATGGGCTGTGCTGTGCTGGTGGTTATGTGTACTCAGATCAGTTGGGAACTCACCCTGCTGGCACTGCTCCCGATGCCTATCATGGCGCTTTTCATCAAGCGTTACGGCACCCAACTGCATAACCGTTTTAAATCCGCACAGGCGGCGTTTTCTTCGCTTAACGATCAGGCGCAGGAAAGCTTGACCAGCATCCGGATGATTAAAGCCTTTGGATTGGAAAACTATCAATCAGCGCGTTTCGCGCAGGTTGCCGCAGATGCTGGTGCCAAAAACATGCACGTTGCCCGGGTCGATGCCCGCTTCGATCCCACCATTTATATTGCCGTCGGATTGTCGAATTTGCTGGCCATTGGCGGCGGCAGTTGGATGGTGATCAACGGTTCGCTGACGTTAGGTTTGTTGACCAGTTTCGTCATGTATCTGGGATTGATGATATGGCCGATGCTGGCGCTGGCCTGGATGTTTAATATTGTTGAGCGCGGCAGTGCGGCATATGGCCGCATTCGACAACTCCTCGCGGAAGAATCGGTGGTGAAAGACGGTGAGGAATCATTACCTGCCGAGCGGGGCGTGCTAGCGGTGGATATCTCCGCGTTTCACTACCCCGATAATACCCGTGATGCTTTAAAAAATATTCAATTTACGTTGGCACCGGGCAATATGTTGGGATTATGCGGGCCGACAGGATCGGGGAAAAGTACGCTGCTGGCGTTGATTTTGCGTCATTTTGATAGCTGCTCGGGAGACATTCGTTATCACGATCGTCCGTTGAGTGTCATTCGGTTGGATGAACTGCGCGGTCGTTTTGCCGTTGTGGGACAAATGCCTTTTCTGTTCTCCGATACGGTGGCACAAAACATTGCACTGGGCCGACCAGATGCCACTCAGCAGGAGATTGAACAAGCAGCACGGCTTGCTAGCGTACACGATGATATTTTGCGTTTACCTCAGGGTTACCAGACAGAAGTTGGCGAGCGCGGCGTGATGCTATCTGGCGGTCAAAAACAGCGTATTGCGATTGCTCGAGCATTATTGCTAGATGCTGAGATTTTGGTGCTGGACGATGCGTTGTCTGCGGTTGATGGGCGAACGGAGCATCAGATTTTGCAAAATCTTAAAACATGGGGTGAGAAACGGACGCTGATCATCAGCGCACATCGTTTGTCGGCCTTAACCGCAGCGGATGAAATCGTGGTGTTGCAACAAGGACAAACGGTACAGCGTGGTACACATCGGACGCTGGCGGCACAGCCCGGTTGGTATCGGGATATGCACCGCTACCAACAGTTGGAGGCCGCGCTGGATGATGTGCCGCAGCCAGAAGGAACGACAAATGAATAG
- the ppiD gene encoding peptidylprolyl isomerase: protein MMDNLRTAANNVVLKIILALIIASFVLTGVGDYLIGGSGDYAAKVNGQEITRGQLEQAVQNERSRQQEALGENFSILASNDGYMQQLRKQALSQLIDETLLDQYANKLGLNISDEQIRQAIFDVPAFQTNKHFDNEKYLDQVRRLGVTPDMYAQMLRKQLTSQQLIRGFGNTAFLLPQEIDNLVKLAAQDRVVRVATIDVAAKAKALTVADDEVQSYYDQNKGRFIAPEEFKVSYITLDAASIMDNVKIDDKAINDFYEQNKNDYSQPERKKFSVIQVKNEADATSVLDALKQGGDFATLAKEKSTDIISRRNGGDLGWMDENSTIDELKQAKLAEKGQVSSAIKSSVGYLIVRLDDVQPQQVKPLSDVRAEIAEKVKHEKAQDGFYALQQKVSEAASNDNESLASAEEAAGVKATQTDWFTREQVPAALNFKPVTQSIFNGALLGENGAAGNNSDVINVDGDRAFVLRITEHRPESTRPLDQVRTEIVEALKRQKAEQQARVDAEKILAELKQGKDDALKAAGLSFGQAKTLSSISQGDATAEAIFAMPHPEKDKPSYTITQDQAGNIVLAALDSVTPHQLNDEQKTQFASQVQQGSLGALFDSLLSSLRSEAKIKMGNAAAQEQQ from the coding sequence ATGATGGACAATTTACGTACGGCCGCGAATAACGTCGTGCTCAAAATTATTCTTGCTTTGATCATCGCATCATTCGTTTTAACTGGCGTTGGTGATTATCTTATTGGTGGTTCCGGAGATTACGCTGCAAAAGTGAACGGGCAGGAAATTACCCGCGGACAGCTTGAGCAAGCGGTACAGAACGAACGCAGTCGTCAGCAGGAAGCCTTGGGAGAGAATTTCTCTATCCTGGCTAGTAATGACGGTTATATGCAGCAATTGCGTAAGCAGGCACTCTCCCAACTGATTGATGAAACCTTGCTGGATCAGTATGCCAACAAGCTGGGGTTGAACATCAGCGATGAGCAAATCAGACAGGCGATCTTTGACGTTCCCGCGTTTCAGACAAACAAGCATTTTGATAATGAAAAATATTTGGATCAGGTTCGCCGCCTTGGCGTAACGCCGGATATGTATGCTCAGATGTTACGTAAGCAATTGACTTCACAACAGTTGATTCGTGGTTTTGGCAACACCGCATTCCTGCTGCCGCAGGAGATCGACAATCTGGTGAAGCTGGCTGCACAAGATCGCGTTGTTCGTGTAGCAACCATTGATGTCGCTGCCAAGGCGAAAGCCCTGACGGTTGCTGATGATGAAGTACAGAGCTATTACGATCAAAATAAAGGGCGTTTCATCGCACCAGAAGAATTCAAAGTCAGCTATATCACGCTGGATGCTGCAAGCATCATGGACAATGTGAAAATAGATGATAAGGCCATCAATGATTTCTACGAGCAGAATAAGAACGACTATTCCCAACCTGAACGCAAAAAATTCAGCGTCATTCAGGTGAAGAATGAGGCAGATGCAACGTCTGTTCTGGATGCGTTGAAGCAAGGTGGCGATTTCGCTACGCTGGCGAAAGAGAAATCAACCGACATCATCTCGCGCCGTAATGGTGGCGATCTGGGGTGGATGGACGAAAACAGCACGATTGATGAGCTTAAGCAGGCAAAACTGGCGGAGAAAGGCCAGGTTTCCTCAGCAATTAAATCCTCTGTTGGCTACCTTATTGTGCGTCTGGATGATGTTCAACCGCAGCAGGTTAAACCGCTGAGCGACGTGCGTGCTGAGATCGCTGAAAAAGTGAAGCACGAAAAAGCGCAGGATGGGTTCTACGCGCTACAACAAAAAGTGAGTGAGGCGGCTAGCAATGACAACGAGTCCCTGGCTTCAGCAGAAGAAGCGGCGGGTGTTAAAGCAACGCAGACCGACTGGTTTACGCGTGAGCAGGTTCCTGCTGCACTGAACTTCAAGCCGGTAACGCAATCCATCTTTAATGGCGCACTGCTGGGAGAAAATGGTGCTGCGGGCAATAACTCCGATGTGATTAACGTTGACGGCGACCGCGCGTTTGTTCTGCGTATCACCGAACATCGGCCTGAAAGCACTCGTCCTCTGGATCAGGTCCGTACCGAGATCGTAGAGGCTCTGAAACGTCAGAAGGCTGAGCAGCAGGCTCGTGTAGACGCTGAGAAAATTCTGGCTGAGCTAAAACAAGGTAAAGACGACGCACTTAAAGCCGCAGGATTGAGCTTTGGTCAGGCAAAAACGCTGTCCTCTATCTCTCAAGGCGATGCAACGGCAGAGGCCATTTTTGCTATGCCGCATCCAGAGAAAGATAAGCCGTCTTATACGATTACCCAGGATCAGGCCGGTAACATCGTGCTGGCTGCGCTGGATAGCGTAACGCCACATCAGCTAAATGATGAGCAGAAAACACAGTTTGCCAGCCAGGTTCAGCAAGGCTCTCTGGGGGCGCTGTTTGATTCTCTGCTGTCTAGCTTGCGTAGTGAAGCGAAAATCAAGATGGGCAATGCGGCGGCGCAGGAACAGCAATAA
- a CDS encoding PLP-dependent cysteine synthase family protein, producing the protein MTNTWVKNAISAIEADFQRSADTHLIRLTLPDYPGIYFYLKDESTHPSGSLKHRLARSLFLYGLCNGWVKEGTPIIEASSGSTAVSEAYFARLLGLPFIAVMPSCTAKRKIEQIAFYGGRCHFVEQAGQIYAASEQLAQEMNGHYMDQFTYAERATDWRGNNNIADSIYRQMAREPHPVPDYIVMSAGTGGTSATLGRYIRYQGLDTQLVVVDPENSVFYDCYQKRDRSITGPCGSRIEGIGRPRAEPSFIPGVIDSMIKVPDAASIATLYWLESVLGRKAGASTGTNVWGMLQLAKEMVSRGQKGAIVTLLCDSGERYLDTYYNSNWVEKNIGDITPYLTALNCREISHLMPEANLA; encoded by the coding sequence ATGACCAATACCTGGGTTAAAAATGCCATCAGCGCTATCGAAGCAGATTTTCAGCGTTCGGCTGACACACATCTTATCCGTCTGACCCTGCCGGATTATCCCGGTATTTATTTTTACCTCAAAGATGAAAGCACACATCCCAGCGGCAGCCTAAAGCATCGTCTGGCTCGCTCTTTGTTTCTCTACGGGTTGTGCAACGGTTGGGTTAAAGAAGGTACGCCAATTATCGAAGCGTCATCTGGCAGCACTGCCGTGTCAGAAGCCTATTTTGCACGCTTGCTCGGCCTACCGTTTATCGCCGTCATGCCCTCCTGCACGGCGAAAAGAAAAATCGAGCAAATCGCTTTCTATGGTGGACGCTGCCATTTTGTCGAACAGGCAGGGCAAATCTATGCAGCATCCGAACAGTTAGCGCAAGAGATGAACGGCCATTATATGGATCAGTTCACCTATGCGGAACGCGCCACTGACTGGCGTGGCAATAACAATATCGCTGACAGCATTTACCGACAAATGGCACGTGAACCGCATCCTGTACCGGACTACATCGTGATGAGCGCGGGAACTGGCGGCACGTCAGCAACGCTCGGGCGTTACATTCGCTATCAGGGGCTGGATACGCAACTGGTCGTCGTTGATCCAGAAAACTCCGTCTTCTACGACTGTTACCAGAAACGGGACCGCTCTATCACTGGCCCGTGTGGTAGTCGGATAGAAGGTATTGGTCGCCCGCGAGCAGAGCCCTCTTTTATTCCTGGCGTCATTGATAGCATGATCAAAGTGCCGGACGCCGCCAGCATCGCCACACTGTACTGGCTGGAAAGCGTGTTAGGCCGCAAGGCAGGCGCTTCGACCGGCACCAACGTCTGGGGGATGCTGCAATTGGCCAAAGAAATGGTTAGCCGTGGCCAAAAAGGCGCTATCGTGACCTTGCTGTGCGACAGCGGCGAACGCTATCTGGATACCTACTACAACAGCAATTGGGTAGAAAAAAATATCGGTGACATTACCCCTTACCTTACTGCCCTGAACTGCCGGGAGATATCTCATCTAATGCCTGAAGCCAACCTTGCGTAA
- a CDS encoding acyl-CoA thioesterase has product MQTFITVRGYHIDVYQHVNNARYLEFLEEARWQWLETLPAFGWMQSNNIAFVVVNININYRKPAVLGDVLCIDSALLQINTKSGVISQKITCVPDERDVVDATLTFVCIDLLTQKALPLEGVLLEHLNEIRR; this is encoded by the coding sequence ATGCAGACGTTCATCACCGTTCGTGGTTATCACATTGATGTTTATCAGCACGTTAATAACGCGCGCTATCTGGAATTTCTGGAAGAGGCGCGTTGGCAGTGGTTGGAAACGTTGCCCGCGTTTGGCTGGATGCAGAGTAACAATATTGCTTTCGTGGTGGTCAATATCAATATCAACTATCGCAAGCCTGCCGTTCTCGGTGACGTGCTATGTATTGATAGTGCGCTACTGCAGATAAATACGAAAAGTGGGGTGATCAGTCAGAAGATCACTTGTGTGCCGGATGAAAGGGATGTGGTTGATGCCACGCTGACGTTTGTCTGCATTGATTTATTGACGCAGAAAGCGCTACCGCTGGAGGGGGTACTGCTGGAGCATTTAAACGAGATTCGTCGTTAG